One genomic window of Halolamina sediminis includes the following:
- a CDS encoding SIMPL domain-containing protein encodes MSSPTVEVTGKAAVETEPEYAVFVVEIEGYGETVSGAQRRVEDRLAELDRELPDAVDDAADSVTGRSVTSADELFDPDCDDPYVASATVELRCDGLPGDDVANAVAAAGGTVSRTEPRVTESRREALREELLGAATENAREQAEIVANADGHTLGSVVSLATKESMGFDSIVEEALATEVSAGVPAGQVEFTASVDATYELE; translated from the coding sequence ATGAGCAGTCCGACCGTCGAAGTCACCGGGAAAGCCGCCGTCGAAACCGAGCCGGAGTACGCGGTGTTCGTCGTCGAGATCGAGGGGTACGGCGAGACGGTGTCTGGCGCCCAGCGCCGGGTCGAGGACCGGCTCGCGGAGCTCGATCGGGAACTTCCCGACGCCGTCGACGACGCGGCCGACAGCGTCACCGGGCGCTCGGTCACCTCGGCCGACGAGCTGTTCGATCCCGACTGCGACGACCCGTACGTCGCCAGCGCGACCGTCGAACTCCGGTGTGACGGGCTCCCCGGCGACGACGTGGCGAACGCCGTCGCGGCCGCCGGAGGGACGGTGAGCCGGACGGAGCCTCGCGTGACCGAGTCCCGGCGCGAAGCACTCCGCGAAGAGCTGCTCGGCGCCGCTACGGAGAACGCCAGAGAGCAAGCCGAGATCGTCGCGAACGCCGACGGCCACACGCTCGGGTCGGTCGTCAGCCTCGCCACGAAGGAGTCGATGGGGTTCGACAGCATCGTCGAGGAGGCGCTCGCGACGGAGGTGAGCGCCGGCGTGCCGGCCGGGCAGGTCGAGTTCACCGCCAGCGTCGACGCGACCTACGAGTTAGAGTAG
- a CDS encoding serine/threonine-protein kinase RIO2, which produces MVGNVASVMAELEPEDFYLLSGLEQGMRFSEWVQREKLPEYADMTAEEVDYRIDRCADRELIERKTIQYEGYRLTFEGYDCLALRAFSERGTIEGMGASLGVGKESDVYEVQSYEPMALKFHREGYTEFRKVDKEREYTADRNHVSWFYTARKAAEREHEVLTDLYPDVAVPRPVDQNRHAILMEKFDGVELKRASLPSEQVVGVCDLLLREIRDAYAAGYVHADMSQHNVAVAESGVTVFDWPQAVTTDHENADELLERDVANVVGFFRQKYPQEMPDEVDTRALAAAIRDDEFGSVAEFEE; this is translated from the coding sequence ATGGTCGGCAACGTCGCGAGCGTGATGGCCGAGCTCGAACCCGAGGACTTCTACCTCCTCTCCGGGCTCGAACAGGGGATGCGCTTCTCGGAGTGGGTCCAGCGCGAGAAGCTCCCCGAGTACGCCGACATGACCGCCGAAGAGGTCGACTACCGGATCGACCGCTGTGCCGACCGCGAACTCATCGAGCGCAAGACGATCCAGTACGAGGGGTACCGCCTCACGTTCGAGGGGTACGACTGCCTCGCGCTGCGGGCGTTCTCCGAGCGCGGGACGATCGAGGGGATGGGCGCCTCCCTCGGCGTCGGCAAGGAGAGCGACGTGTACGAGGTGCAGTCCTACGAGCCGATGGCGCTGAAGTTCCACCGCGAAGGCTACACCGAGTTCCGGAAAGTCGACAAGGAACGGGAGTACACCGCCGACCGCAACCACGTCTCGTGGTTCTACACCGCCCGGAAAGCCGCCGAGCGGGAGCACGAGGTGCTCACCGACCTCTACCCCGACGTGGCCGTCCCCCGGCCCGTCGACCAGAACCGCCACGCGATCCTGATGGAGAAGTTCGACGGCGTTGAACTCAAGCGAGCGTCGCTCCCCAGCGAGCAGGTCGTCGGCGTCTGTGATCTCCTGCTGCGGGAGATCCGTGACGCCTACGCCGCGGGGTACGTCCACGCCGACATGAGCCAGCACAACGTCGCCGTCGCCGAGAGCGGGGTCACCGTGTTCGACTGGCCGCAGGCGGTCACGACCGACCACGAGAACGCCGACGAACTGCTCGAACGCGACGTGGCGAACGTCGTGGGCTTCTTTCGACAGAAGTACCCACAGGAGATGCCCGACGAAGTAGACACGCGGGCGCTGGCGGCGGCGATCCGTGACGACGAGTTCGGGAGCGTCGCGGAGTTCGAGGAGTAG
- a CDS encoding lipoate--protein ligase family protein has translation MTDHADREWRLIREETRPGPLQMALDEVAAETAAAGGPRTVRVYRWAPSCLSMGYGQDVETVDWEHCEAAGVDVTRRQTGGGGIYHDNEGDIAYSIAAPADELPGELIESYHELCPPILDAFARLGVDADFVDEERPPIYEPACYLRGLHPAHDVVSDGGAGRKLAGNAQYRRKDAVIQHGSITYDARPEAHLAVFSDPEVTPEEFSERVAGITDLVDVSRPEVVDAFETALQEWADADEGAWTEAELARAEAIADEKYRSDAWVRERDAER, from the coding sequence ATGACCGACCACGCCGACCGGGAGTGGCGGCTGATCCGCGAGGAGACCCGCCCCGGCCCGCTGCAGATGGCGCTGGACGAGGTGGCGGCCGAGACGGCCGCTGCCGGCGGCCCACGGACGGTTCGCGTCTACCGCTGGGCGCCGTCCTGCCTCTCCATGGGATACGGGCAGGACGTGGAGACGGTCGACTGGGAGCACTGCGAGGCGGCGGGTGTCGACGTGACCCGGCGGCAGACGGGCGGCGGCGGCATCTACCACGACAACGAGGGCGACATCGCCTACTCCATCGCCGCGCCGGCCGACGAGCTCCCGGGCGAGCTGATCGAGAGCTACCACGAGCTCTGCCCGCCGATCCTCGACGCGTTCGCGCGGCTGGGCGTCGACGCCGACTTCGTCGACGAGGAGCGCCCGCCGATCTACGAGCCCGCGTGCTACCTCCGCGGGCTCCACCCCGCCCACGACGTGGTGAGCGACGGCGGCGCGGGCCGGAAGCTGGCGGGTAACGCCCAGTACCGCCGGAAGGACGCGGTGATCCAGCACGGCTCGATCACCTACGACGCCCGGCCCGAGGCCCACCTCGCGGTGTTTTCCGACCCCGAGGTGACGCCCGAGGAGTTCTCCGAGCGCGTGGCGGGGATCACCGACCTCGTGGATGTGAGCCGTCCGGAGGTCGTCGACGCGTTCGAGACCGCGCTGCAGGAGTGGGCCGACGCCGACGAGGGGGCGTGGACCGAGGCAGAACTGGCGCGAGCAGAAGCGATCGCCGACGAAAAGTACCGCAGCGACGCGTGGGTCCGCGAGCGCGACGCGGAGCGGTAG
- a CDS encoding erythromycin esterase family protein encodes MSDSSPPIADLRDAAVPLGGTDPEVTIDSDAAGALRDTVGDADLVALGETSHGARAQFRLKHRLIRFLVEEAGVRTFALEEDFNWVRRIDDYVAEGEGDVETLLLHARINWPWKTAELVDLFDWMRAFNEGRPADDRLRVYGFDTSSFERVADALSTFFDTVDAEVPDVRDRLDALAGEDEGAATDAASWLVDALPPLFEEHEAWEARCSSRALAFARWQSTLLEQALALADRNGPGGFGRRDEAMAANASWIVDDAGADRAVLWAHNVHLARGELDDELLGAAGRTMGDRLAARHGDDYVPIGVGLGGGEYLAMDAATMGPATPTVPEPPAGSIPDAFSRLEAETPFVPAAALHGRESIADWLDAEPRRHRISGMVEDGESLTYVASDLTEFDGFAFVRTTGPTRHLGLDD; translated from the coding sequence ATGAGCGATTCGAGCCCTCCGATCGCCGACCTGCGGGACGCCGCGGTTCCGCTGGGCGGCACCGACCCGGAAGTCACGATCGACAGCGATGCGGCCGGCGCGCTGCGGGACACGGTCGGCGACGCCGACCTGGTCGCGCTCGGGGAGACCTCTCACGGTGCACGGGCACAGTTCCGACTCAAACACCGCTTGATCCGGTTTCTGGTCGAGGAGGCGGGGGTCCGCACGTTCGCGCTGGAGGAGGACTTCAACTGGGTCCGCCGGATCGACGACTACGTCGCCGAGGGCGAGGGCGACGTCGAGACGCTGCTGCTGCACGCTCGGATCAACTGGCCCTGGAAAACCGCGGAACTCGTCGACCTGTTCGACTGGATGCGCGCCTTCAACGAGGGTCGCCCCGCCGACGACCGGCTCCGGGTGTACGGCTTCGACACCAGTTCGTTCGAGCGCGTCGCCGACGCCCTCTCGACCTTTTTCGACACCGTCGACGCCGAGGTGCCCGACGTTCGCGATCGTCTCGATGCGCTCGCCGGCGAGGACGAGGGGGCCGCGACCGACGCAGCGTCGTGGCTGGTCGACGCGCTCCCGCCGCTGTTCGAGGAGCACGAGGCGTGGGAAGCGCGCTGCTCCAGCCGAGCCTTGGCGTTTGCCCGCTGGCAGTCGACGCTGCTCGAACAGGCACTCGCGCTCGCGGACCGCAACGGCCCCGGCGGCTTCGGGCGCCGTGACGAGGCGATGGCCGCGAACGCCTCGTGGATCGTCGACGATGCCGGCGCGGATCGGGCGGTGCTCTGGGCGCACAACGTCCACCTCGCCCGCGGCGAGCTCGACGACGAGCTGTTGGGGGCCGCCGGTCGGACGATGGGCGACCGGCTCGCGGCACGCCACGGCGACGACTACGTCCCGATCGGCGTCGGCCTCGGCGGCGGCGAGTACCTCGCGATGGACGCGGCGACGATGGGGCCGGCGACGCCGACGGTCCCGGAGCCGCCGGCCGGGTCGATCCCGGACGCCTTCTCGCGGCTCGAGGCCGAGACGCCGTTCGTCCCGGCCGCGGCGCTTCACGGGCGGGAGTCGATCGCCGACTGGCTCGACGCCGAGCCCCGACGGCACCGCATCAGCGGAATGGTCGAGGACGGCGAGTCGCTGACGTACGTCGCGTCGGACCTCACGGAGTTCGACGGCTTCGCGTTCGTCCGGACGACAGGCCCGACCCGCCACCTCGGGCTGGACGACTGA
- a CDS encoding deoxyribonuclease IV: MLKIGAHVSIAGGVDNAVERQVEIDGNCGQVFTHSPQVWDHGSIEDEEAERFRGGTEEELAGPWVIHSSYLVNLCTPKEDLREKSRDSMQQEVDAAAKLDIEYVNVHLGAHTGAGVEGGIENAANVIDSLDVPDGVTVLVESDAGSGTKLGGQFEHLASVIDQTDEEIGVCLDTAHMFAAGYDLSTPEAVDETVAAFDDVVGTEYLHCIHLNDSKHECGTNKDEHAHIGDGHIGDDGMARILNHPEWRDQPFVLETPTEDGRSFAWNVEHVRELRE, encoded by the coding sequence ATGCTCAAGATCGGCGCGCACGTCTCCATCGCCGGGGGCGTCGACAACGCTGTCGAGCGACAGGTCGAGATCGACGGCAACTGCGGGCAGGTGTTCACCCACTCGCCGCAGGTCTGGGACCACGGCAGCATCGAGGACGAGGAGGCCGAACGGTTCCGCGGGGGGACCGAGGAGGAGCTCGCCGGTCCGTGGGTGATCCACTCCTCCTACCTCGTGAACCTCTGTACGCCGAAGGAGGACCTCCGGGAGAAGAGTCGCGACTCGATGCAGCAGGAGGTCGACGCGGCCGCGAAGCTCGACATCGAGTACGTGAACGTCCACCTCGGCGCCCACACCGGCGCGGGCGTCGAGGGCGGCATCGAGAACGCCGCGAACGTGATCGACAGCCTCGACGTGCCCGACGGCGTCACCGTCTTGGTCGAGAGCGACGCGGGCAGCGGCACCAAGCTCGGCGGCCAGTTCGAGCACCTCGCGAGCGTCATCGACCAGACCGACGAGGAGATCGGCGTCTGTCTCGACACCGCCCACATGTTCGCGGCGGGCTACGACCTCTCGACGCCCGAGGCCGTCGACGAGACGGTCGCGGCGTTCGACGACGTGGTGGGCACCGAGTACCTCCACTGCATCCACCTCAACGACTCCAAACACGAGTGCGGGACCAACAAGGACGAACACGCCCACATCGGCGACGGCCACATCGGCGACGACGGGATGGCCCGGATACTCAACCACCCCGAGTGGCGCGACCAGCCGTTCGTGCTGGAGACGCCGACCGAGGACGGCCGCAGCTTCGCGTGGAACGTCGAGCACGTCCGCGAGCTGCGGGAGTAG
- a CDS encoding NEW3 domain-containing protein: MRPLLLVALLSLVVAPAAGAGTAAASAPAAQTDTTLSGTVSYLNGTAVADATVIVGSEARLGNASEAELREIAADPPDDVVTATTNDSGGYELTVPGEIDAEVVVAVADGGASPARSYVAGEMDLTVRTTATLSFEPGEVTAEPGERVYVPFSLTNTGDQPVEGLSLSLTLPQGWNHVSASSETGTYHQSNRTFTWGAVEPGESVEAEFRIFVGLNAINDSAQTYELASFADSETHPIRVPAAAVTVRYPTEATQADIPGFGSTTAIAAIAALAGAAALARRD, from the coding sequence ATGCGACCGCTCCTCCTCGTCGCGCTGCTCTCGCTGGTCGTCGCGCCCGCGGCGGGCGCCGGGACTGCCGCGGCGTCGGCGCCGGCAGCCCAGACCGACACCACGCTATCGGGCACCGTCAGCTACCTGAACGGCACCGCCGTCGCGGACGCGACGGTGATCGTCGGCAGCGAGGCCCGCCTCGGTAACGCTTCCGAGGCCGAACTCCGCGAGATCGCGGCCGACCCGCCCGACGACGTCGTCACGGCGACGACCAACGACTCCGGCGGCTACGAGCTGACCGTCCCCGGCGAAATCGACGCCGAGGTCGTCGTCGCCGTCGCCGACGGCGGCGCGAGCCCGGCCCGGAGCTACGTCGCCGGCGAGATGGATCTCACCGTCCGCACGACTGCGACGCTCTCTTTCGAGCCGGGCGAGGTGACCGCCGAGCCCGGGGAACGCGTCTACGTGCCGTTCTCACTGACCAACACCGGCGACCAGCCGGTCGAGGGGCTCTCGCTCTCGCTGACGCTGCCCCAGGGGTGGAACCACGTCTCGGCGAGCTCCGAGACTGGGACGTACCACCAGAGCAACCGCACGTTCACCTGGGGGGCCGTCGAGCCCGGAGAGAGTGTCGAGGCGGAGTTCCGGATCTTCGTCGGGCTGAACGCGATCAACGACTCGGCCCAGACGTACGAGCTCGCGTCGTTCGCCGATAGTGAGACCCACCCGATCCGGGTGCCCGCGGCGGCGGTCACCGTCCGCTACCCGACCGAGGCGACGCAGGCGGACATCCCCGGCTTCGGCTCGACGACCGCGATCGCGGCGATCGCCGCCCTCGCCGGCGCGGCCGCCCTCGCCCGGCGGGACTGA
- a CDS encoding class I SAM-dependent methyltransferase, translating to MREFTPEYLDHTRRGMWESTAALSPLDLGNRERVLDVGCGTGELARVLAAEIPGEVVGVDADTELLKVARERTDIPTIAGDATRLPLRDDAVDLAVCQALLINLPDPAAAVREFSRVSSDLVAAIEPNNAAVEVSSTVDAEERLEREVREAYLAGVETDVAMGERVADLFEDAGLELVDRRTYRHEKLVEPPYSQPAMESAARKASGAGIAEHERELRNAGADYDELRAAWREMGRAVVDEMGEKQYRRREVVPFEVTVGRV from the coding sequence GTGCGGGAGTTCACCCCGGAGTATCTCGACCACACGCGCCGCGGGATGTGGGAGTCGACCGCGGCGCTCTCGCCGCTCGACCTCGGGAACCGCGAGCGCGTCCTCGACGTGGGCTGTGGCACGGGCGAACTCGCTCGTGTGCTCGCCGCCGAGATTCCCGGCGAGGTCGTCGGCGTCGACGCCGACACGGAGCTACTGAAAGTCGCCCGCGAGCGGACCGACATCCCGACGATCGCCGGCGACGCGACGCGGCTGCCGCTCCGTGACGACGCGGTCGACCTCGCGGTCTGTCAGGCGCTCCTGATCAACCTCCCCGACCCCGCCGCCGCAGTACGGGAGTTTTCCCGCGTCTCCTCCGACCTCGTTGCGGCGATCGAGCCGAACAACGCGGCCGTGGAGGTGTCCTCGACCGTCGACGCCGAGGAGCGACTGGAGCGGGAGGTGCGGGAGGCGTATCTCGCGGGCGTCGAGACGGACGTGGCGATGGGCGAGCGCGTGGCCGACCTGTTCGAGGACGCCGGGCTGGAGCTGGTCGACCGGCGCACGTACCGCCACGAGAAGCTGGTCGAACCCCCCTACAGCCAGCCGGCGATGGAGAGCGCCGCCCGGAAGGCCAGCGGCGCGGGGATCGCCGAACACGAGCGGGAGCTTCGCAACGCGGGTGCGGACTACGACGAGCTCCGGGCCGCGTGGCGCGAGATGGGCCGGGCCGTCGTCGACGAGATGGGGGAGAAGCAGTACCGTCGGCGTGAGGTGGTGCCGTTCGAGGTGACGGTCGGCCGGGTCTGA
- the ncsA gene encoding tRNA 2-thiolation protein NcsA, producing the protein MDCDRCGSEAVMHAAYSGAHLCEEHFTRSVEKRVRRRVREDSLVSREATPDDPETWVIGLSGGKDSVVLTEILAETFGEDPRIELVALSIHEGIEGYRDESLAASEELTEELEIAHEVVGYEEEFGVRMDDVVEDDPENMAPCAYCGVFRRDLLEEYAEKLGADKLLTGHNLDDEAQTALMNFLEGDVKQVAKHFDASIGGFDDREESDSFVPRAKPLRDIPEKEVALYAHVNDLPAHITECPHASEAYRGEIQELLLKLEENHPGTRHSIMSGYEELAELAAEAYGGDEDGELGECEECGSTTSADVCRKCRLLASMEAV; encoded by the coding sequence ATGGACTGTGACCGCTGCGGCTCCGAGGCGGTGATGCACGCCGCCTACTCCGGGGCGCATCTCTGTGAGGAACACTTCACGCGGTCGGTCGAGAAGCGGGTCCGCCGCCGGGTACGCGAGGACAGCCTCGTTTCCCGCGAGGCGACGCCCGACGATCCCGAAACCTGGGTGATCGGGCTCTCCGGGGGGAAGGACTCGGTGGTGTTGACGGAGATCCTCGCGGAGACGTTCGGCGAGGACCCTCGGATCGAACTGGTTGCGCTGTCGATCCACGAGGGGATCGAGGGGTACCGCGACGAATCCCTCGCCGCCAGCGAGGAGCTGACCGAGGAACTGGAAATCGCCCACGAGGTCGTCGGCTACGAGGAGGAGTTCGGGGTGCGGATGGACGACGTGGTCGAGGACGACCCCGAGAACATGGCCCCCTGCGCGTACTGCGGCGTGTTCCGGCGGGACCTGCTGGAGGAGTACGCCGAGAAACTGGGCGCCGACAAGCTGCTGACGGGGCACAACCTCGACGACGAGGCCCAGACGGCGCTGATGAACTTCCTCGAGGGCGACGTGAAGCAGGTCGCCAAACACTTCGACGCCTCGATCGGTGGCTTCGACGACCGCGAGGAGAGCGACTCGTTCGTCCCGCGGGCGAAGCCACTGCGGGACATCCCCGAGAAGGAGGTAGCGCTGTACGCCCACGTGAACGACCTGCCGGCCCACATCACCGAGTGCCCCCACGCCAGCGAGGCGTACCGCGGGGAGATACAGGAGCTCCTGCTGAAGTTGGAGGAGAACCACCCCGGGACGCGCCACTCGATCATGTCGGGGTACGAGGAGCTGGCCGAGCTGGCCGCCGAGGCGTACGGCGGCGACGAGGACGGTGAGTTGGGCGAGTGCGAGGAGTGCGGGTCGACGACCTCGGCGGACGTCTGTCGGAAGTGTCGACTGCTGGCGTCGATGGAGGCCGTGTAG
- a CDS encoding heavy metal translocating P-type ATPase — MDTRTAQLNVTGMSCANCSATVGESLDELDGVVEANVNYATDEGSVEYDPAEVSLGEIYDAVEAAGYGVVSETATIAISDMSCANCAEANEDALEGVPGVVDAEVNYATDEAQVTYNPEDASLEAMYDAIEDAGYSPVREDGDDEGESARDAARNEEIRKQLRLTLFGAALSAPLLFFLFEHFLFDSLLADSLFGVSLEWVMFGLATPVQVVLGRPFYRNSYNALVTNGRANMDVLIALGSSTAYVYSVAALLDLIAGSLYFDTAALILVFITLGNYLEARSKGQAGEALRTLLEMEADTATIVDEDGNEQEIPLEDVEVGDRMKVRPGEQIPTDGVVVDGQSAVDESMVTGESVPVEKTEGDEVVGSTINENGVLVVEATKVGADTALQQIVRTVKEAQSRQPDIQNLADRISAYFVPAVIGNALFWGAIWYLFPGTLAGLVNALPLWGLVAGGPAIAGGTVSVFEFAIVVFASAVLIACPCALGLATPAATMVGTTIGAQNGVLFKGGDVLERAKDVDTVVFDKTGTLTEGEMELTDVVVFDEARADGDAATDGGQLAERERLDEDDVLRLAATAESGSEHPLARAIVDGAEERGIEVGSPESFENVPGHGIRATVDGSEVLVGNRKLLREHGVDPDPAAETMERLEGDGKTAMLVALRGSERSENRDASGDQPRAEGDLVGVVADADTVKESAKSAVSQLRGRGIDVMLLTGDNERTARAVAEQVGIDPDNVRAEVLPEDKSDAVEAIQEQDRKAMMVGDGVNDAPALAVAYVGTAIGSGTDVAIEAADVTLMRDDPVDVVKAIRISDATLQKIKQNLVWALGYNTAMIPLASLGLLQPVLAAGAMAISSVSVLTNSLLFRQYDPEEDYELLGGLR; from the coding sequence ATGGATACGCGCACAGCACAACTGAACGTCACGGGGATGTCCTGCGCCAACTGTTCGGCGACGGTTGGCGAGTCGCTGGACGAACTCGACGGCGTCGTCGAGGCGAACGTCAACTACGCCACCGACGAGGGGAGCGTCGAGTACGACCCCGCGGAGGTATCGCTCGGGGAGATCTACGACGCCGTCGAGGCGGCCGGCTACGGCGTCGTCTCGGAGACGGCGACGATCGCCATCTCCGACATGTCGTGTGCGAACTGCGCCGAGGCCAACGAGGACGCGCTGGAGGGTGTGCCCGGCGTCGTCGACGCCGAGGTGAACTACGCGACCGACGAGGCGCAGGTCACCTACAACCCCGAGGACGCCTCGCTCGAAGCGATGTACGACGCGATCGAGGACGCGGGGTACTCGCCCGTTCGTGAGGACGGCGACGACGAGGGCGAGTCCGCCCGCGACGCCGCCCGCAACGAGGAGATCCGCAAACAGCTCCGGCTGACGCTGTTCGGCGCCGCGCTGTCGGCGCCGCTGCTGTTCTTCCTGTTCGAGCACTTCCTCTTCGACAGCTTACTCGCCGACTCCCTGTTCGGGGTGTCGCTGGAGTGGGTGATGTTCGGGCTCGCGACGCCCGTGCAGGTCGTGCTCGGCCGGCCGTTCTACAGGAACTCCTACAACGCGCTCGTCACGAACGGCCGCGCCAACATGGACGTGCTGATCGCACTCGGCTCGTCGACGGCGTACGTCTACTCCGTCGCGGCGCTGCTTGACCTGATCGCGGGGAGCCTCTACTTCGACACCGCGGCGCTGATCCTCGTGTTCATCACGCTCGGGAACTACCTCGAAGCCCGCTCGAAAGGGCAGGCTGGCGAGGCGCTGCGGACGCTGTTGGAGATGGAGGCCGACACCGCTACGATCGTCGACGAGGACGGGAACGAGCAGGAGATCCCCCTCGAAGACGTCGAGGTGGGCGACCGCATGAAGGTCCGGCCGGGCGAGCAGATCCCCACCGACGGCGTGGTCGTCGACGGACAATCTGCCGTCGACGAGTCGATGGTGACGGGGGAGTCCGTCCCCGTCGAGAAGACCGAGGGCGACGAGGTCGTCGGCTCGACCATCAACGAGAACGGCGTGCTGGTCGTCGAGGCAACGAAGGTCGGCGCGGACACGGCGCTCCAGCAGATCGTCCGGACGGTGAAGGAGGCCCAGTCCCGCCAGCCCGACATCCAGAACCTCGCGGACCGGATCTCCGCGTACTTCGTGCCAGCGGTGATCGGCAACGCCCTGTTCTGGGGCGCCATCTGGTACCTGTTCCCCGGGACGCTCGCGGGCCTCGTGAATGCGCTCCCGCTGTGGGGGCTGGTCGCCGGTGGCCCGGCGATCGCCGGCGGCACCGTCTCGGTGTTCGAGTTCGCGATCGTCGTGTTCGCGTCGGCGGTGCTGATCGCCTGCCCCTGTGCGCTGGGGCTCGCGACGCCCGCGGCGACGATGGTCGGGACGACGATCGGCGCCCAGAACGGCGTCCTGTTCAAGGGCGGCGACGTGCTCGAACGCGCGAAGGACGTCGACACGGTCGTCTTCGACAAGACCGGGACGCTCACCGAGGGCGAGATGGAGCTCACCGACGTGGTGGTGTTCGACGAGGCCCGAGCGGACGGCGACGCTGCGACCGACGGCGGCCAGTTGGCTGAACGCGAGCGCCTCGACGAGGACGACGTGCTCCGGCTCGCGGCGACGGCCGAGAGCGGCAGCGAGCACCCCCTGGCCCGGGCTATCGTCGACGGCGCCGAGGAACGCGGCATCGAGGTCGGCTCGCCCGAGAGCTTCGAGAACGTTCCCGGCCACGGCATCCGGGCGACGGTCGACGGTAGCGAAGTGCTGGTCGGCAACCGGAAGCTGCTCCGCGAGCACGGCGTCGATCCCGACCCCGCCGCGGAGACGATGGAACGCCTCGAAGGGGATGGGAAGACGGCGATGCTGGTCGCGTTGCGCGGTTCGGAGCGAAGCGAGAACCGCGATGCGAGCGGCGACCAGCCGCGAGCCGAGGGCGATCTGGTCGGCGTCGTCGCCGACGCCGACACGGTGAAAGAGAGCGCGAAGTCGGCCGTGAGCCAACTTCGCGGCCGTGGCATCGACGTGATGCTGCTCACCGGCGACAACGAGCGGACCGCCCGTGCGGTCGCCGAGCAGGTGGGTATCGACCCCGACAACGTCCGTGCGGAGGTGCTGCCCGAGGACAAGTCCGACGCCGTCGAAGCGATCCAGGAGCAGGACCGGAAGGCGATGATGGTCGGCGACGGCGTCAACGACGCCCCCGCGCTCGCGGTCGCGTACGTCGGGACCGCGATCGGTTCGGGGACGGACGTGGCGATCGAGGCCGCCGACGTGACGCTGATGCGCGACGATCCTGTGGACGTGGTGAAGGCGATCCGCATCTCGGACGCGACGCTGCAGAAGATCAAGCAGAACCTCGTCTGGGCGCTCGGCTACAACACGGCGATGATCCCGCTGGCCTCGCTGGGGCTGCTCCAGCCGGTGCTCGCCGCGGGCGCGATGGCGATCTCCAGCGTGTCGGTACTGACGAACAGCCTGCTGTTCCGCCAGTACGACCCCGAGGAGGACTACGAACTGCTCGGCGGGCTTCGATAG
- a CDS encoding antibiotic biosynthesis monooxygenase family protein — protein MYLVTFRLDPGEYDEEFHSLNGAIQAATEDTEGYLGKRTWHAPESEEVLVVYYWESLDALSSFGAEPVHERAKQRWTEWYDAYEVTVTEVVESYGAGFGDDADPPA, from the coding sequence GTGTATCTCGTCACGTTTCGCCTCGATCCGGGTGAGTACGACGAGGAGTTCCACAGCCTGAACGGCGCGATACAGGCGGCCACCGAGGATACCGAAGGGTATCTCGGCAAGCGGACGTGGCACGCCCCCGAGAGTGAGGAAGTTCTCGTCGTCTACTACTGGGAGTCGCTGGACGCGCTCAGTTCGTTCGGCGCGGAGCCAGTCCACGAACGCGCGAAACAGCGATGGACGGAGTGGTACGACGCGTACGAGGTCACCGTCACGGAGGTCGTCGAGTCGTACGGAGCTGGGTTCGGCGACGACGCCGACCCTCCCGCGTAG